One Setaria italica strain Yugu1 chromosome II, Setaria_italica_v2.0, whole genome shotgun sequence DNA segment encodes these proteins:
- the LOC101774803 gene encoding transcription factor bHLH130 codes for MYGSPVSKDLNLPVQPPMASSGLLRYRSAPSTVLGELCEDFLPPGPRAASPDAGADNVFARFLADHHIRDDKPSPPPPPPAPHFPGEAGMASQQQQMMFQSQHQQQQEMVDAKSGLYRTVSSGMEPASAAAAGVGASNLARQSSSPAGFLDNLNMDNGYGAMLRAGMSMGFRDGSSAAAATADSLAGGGSRLKGQLSFSSRQGSLMSQISEMDSEEVGGSSPEAAGGGRGYIPGYPMGSGWEDSSSLMSENLSGMKRPRDSLEPGQNGLMHQFSLPKTSSEMANIEKFLQFQDAVPCKIRAKRGCATHPRSIAERVRRTKISERIRKLQELVPNMDKQTNTSDMLDLAVDYIKDLQKQVKVLKESHANCTCSASKNQQHSD; via the exons ATGTACGGCTCGCCGGTGTCCAAGGACCTGAACCTCCCGGTGCAGCCGCCGATGGCCTCGTCCGGGCTGCTGAGGTACAGATCGGCGCCCAGCACGGTGCTCGGCGAGCTCTGCGAGGACTTCCTCCCGCCGGGACCCCGCGCCGCCAGCCCTGACGCCGGCGCCGACAACGTCTTCGCCAGGTTCCTGGCCGACCACCACATCCGGGACGAcaagccgtcgccgccgccgccgccgcctgcacccCACTTCCCGGGTGAAGCCGGCATGGCctcccagcagcagcagatgatGTTCCAatcccagcaccagcagcagcaggagatgGTGGACGCCAAGTCCGGGCTCTACCGCACCGTCAGCTCCGGCATGGAACCCgcgtccgctgccgccgccggcgtcggcgccaGCAACCTGGCTCGGCAGAGCAGCTCCCCCGCCGGATTCCTCGACAATTTGAACATGGACAACG GGTACGGGGCTATGCTGAGGGCCGGCATGAGCATGGGCTTCAGGGACGGCAGCAGCGCCGCTGCTGCCACGGCCGACTCTCTTGCAGGTGGCGGCAGCAGGCTGAAGGGGCAGCTCAGCTTCTCATCACGGCAGGGCTCGTTGATGTCACAGATCTCAGAGATGGATAGCGAGGAGGTCGGAGGGAGCAGCCCAGAGGCTGCCGGTGGTGGCAGGGGGTACATCCCTGGGTACCCGATGGGCTCCGGGTGGGAGGACTCGTCGTCGCTCATGTCGGAGAACTTATCTGGGATGAAACGCCCTCGGGATTCACTAGAGCCTGGACAA AATGGTCTTATGCACCAGTTCAGCCTGCCGAAGACGTCTTCAGAGATGGCAAATATCGAGAAGTTCCTCCAGTTCCAGGACGCCGTGCCTTGCAAGATCCGTGCCAAGCGGGGATGTGCCACACACCCACGCAGTATTGCTGAGCGG GTGAGGAGAACAAAGATCAGCGAGCGAATCCGAAAGTTGCAAGAACTCGTCCCAAACATGGACAAG CAAACCAACACTTCTGACATGCTGGATTTGGCtgtcgactacatcaaggatctCCAGAAGCAGGTTAAG GTGTTAAAGGAGAGCCACGCGAATTGCACATGCTCAGCCAGCAAGAATCAGCAGCACTCTGATTGA
- the LOC101776293 gene encoding equilibrative nucleotide transporter 3 has translation MGETEGAGPPKLQGKYFGMLVCFVLGNGCLFSWNSMLTIEDYYVYLFPKNHPTRVLTLVYQPFALGVTALLAYHEAKINTRLRNLTGYTLYFLSNLAIIILDVATKGQGGVGAFVGVCVISAALGIGDAHVQGGMVGDLSLMCPEFIQSYLAGLAASGAITSALRLITKAAFESSQDGLRKGAMLFFSIACFFELLCVLLYTSVFPTLPIVKYYRSKAASEGSKTVAGDLAAAGVPTEQDEIVEEEPERYERLSTKQLLLQNMDYALDIFLVYVLTLSIFPGFLSEDTGSHSLGAWYALVLIAMFNVWDLIGRYVPFIVKMTSRKCIMAAALARFFLIPAFYFTAKYGDQGYMIVLTSFLGLSNGYLTVCVLTEAPKGYKGPEQNALGNVLVVFLLIGLFSGVVLDWLWLIGKGW, from the exons ATGGGCGAGACAGAGGGTGCAGGACCACCTAAACTTCAG GGGAAGTACTTTGGTATGCTCGTCTGCTTTGTATTGGGGAATGGATGCCTCTTCTCGTGGAACAGTATGCTTACCATTGAAGATTACTATGTCTACCTCTTCCCA AAGAACCACCCAACCAGAGTCCTCACGCTAGTATATCAGCCTTTTGCCCTGGGAGTAACAGCTCTTCTAGCGTATCACGAAGCAAAGATCAATACCAGACTTCGGAATCTGACAGGATATACACTTTACTTCTTAAGTAATCTTGCAATTATAATA CTGGATGTGGCCACTAAAGGGCAAGGTGGAGTTGGAGCGTTTGTTGGTGTATGTGTAATAAGTGCAGCATTAGGGATAGGCGATGCCCATGTTCAAGGTGGAATGGTTGGTGATCTGTCCTTGATGTGCCCAGAGTTCATTCAG TCCTATTTGGCAGGTTTGGCTGCATCAGGAGCAATAACATCAGCTTTGCGGCTAATTACAAAAGCAGCTTTTGAGAGCTCACAAGATGGCTTGCGCAAAGGAGCTA TGTTATTCTTTTCAATAGCGTGCTTCTTTGAGCTCTTGTGTGTCCTTCTGTACACATCTGTTTTCCCCACACTGCCGATTGTCAAATATTATCGCTCAAAGGCAGCTTCTGAAGGTAGCAAAACCGTTGCTGGTGACCTAGCTGCTGCAGGAGTCCCAACTGAACAAGATGAAATA GTTGAGGAGGAGCCAGAAAGATATGAGCGTTTAAGCACCAAACAACTGTTGCTGCAAAACATGGATTATGCTCTCGATATCTTTCTTGTATATGTCTTGACTCTATCTATCTTCCCTGGATTTTTATCTGAAGACACTGGATCACACAGTCTGGGGGCTTG GTATGCGCTCGTTTTGATTGCAATGTTCAATGTGTGGGATCTCATAGGCAGATACGTACCCTTTATTGTTAAGATGACATCTCGGAAGTGTATTATGGCAGCAGCCCTCGCACGCTTTTTCCTCATTCCTGCATTCTATTTCACTGCAAAGTATGGCGATCAGGGGTATATGATCGTTTTAACGTCCTTCTTGGGGTTGAGCAATGGCTATCTAACCGTCTGTGTCCTTACAGAGGCACCCAAGGGATACAAG GGGCCAGAGCAGAATGCTCTGGGGAACGTTCTCGTTGTTTTCCTCCTGATAGGACTGTTTTCTGGCGTCGTGCTCGATTGGTTATGGTTGATAGGGAAGGGTTGGTGA